The Alicyclobacillus macrosporangiidus CPP55 genome segment AGCGTCCGCGGCGTGTTCAACGTGGCAGCGGGCACCATCTGCGTGAGATCCCATCGGGTTACGGAGTGCGACTCAGGGCGCTCAGGCGCCTGATGGTCCCGCCCAGGATCTCCGCCTCCAGTTGGATCGGCCATTCCTGCAGCGCCCGCATCAACCGCTCCAACCTGACCTGGCCTCGCCCAGATCACCGCCGATGGCGCACTGTTGAAGGAGGGAACCGCCTCCTGAGAAAGAGGATCTTGCAAATTGCCTGACCCCTTCTGAAGAGGTGACAGTCCTTCGCTTGCATTCGGCTCGACCTCGGAAGACGGAGCCACGTCCCCGCCGCTTTGTCGGGCACGAACAGGCAGGGGCGGTACGTTGGTGGATCCGGAATTTGTGCCGTCGGTCAACCCACGCCTGACAAGCTGCGGATCCCCGGCAAGCTCGGAGATCTTGGCCACTCTGGACACGTTCTCGCCCGTGCCCATTGGCGATCTTGGGCCGGACACCTCTGACTGCACGGCGGTGCGCGGCGTTCCCTGTGCCGGAACTCCTCGTTGGGGATCCCAGGCGGCCGCCATCATCCCATGCGCGGTCAACAGGCCGAAGCCATCCTGCACCTGCATTCCATCATGAACGGAGCCGTCCCGCCCAGATCCTGGCGACGCCACAAGCTTGGCCGCCACCATCCGTGCATGCGCGGTCGATCCCCCTTGAACCGGGGACGTCCCAGCGGGTGTGGCTGCACCTTTGTCGGCGCAACTCATGGTCTCCCCCGGCACGGGTGTCATCCCATCCGGTAACCCCGGCAACGCGCCCGCTGCCATCAAGGCCTCGAGAAACCTGTTCCCATCGCTGGTGTGTTGTTCGCGCACGGACCGCGCTCCAGCCTTCGATCCCGTGGCCGCATGGGCGCCCGCCATCACACGCATGGCCCATCCCTCCTTTCCCATCCACTTCGCGGCGGCTTCAACCTGCGCTGTTTCCCACGGAATCCGCGGCACCGGCCGTCGTCTGGTCACCCGCGTACGCAGCGGCGGCCGTCATGATCGGCGCCGCCTTGTTTGCCGGAAGGGCCGCCAGCACTTGAGCGGACACATCACTGGGCATCAAGGCCACCACCTGTGCAGCTTCCGAGGCCGGTAAACTCTGCAGAAGACCGGCAGCTTGTCCCGGGTCCATGCCAGACAACCACTGGGCTTCTTTGGCTGCGCGATCGCGCGCGGTCGCCTGGGCCTGCACCTTGGCCTGCGCCTGCGTCAGCTGCTGCCTCAGGTTGGCCTCCGCCTGTCGCTCCGCCGTCAGCTGCTGCTGCAGGTTGTCAATGGTCTTGGCAGCCTCCTCCAGCTTCTGCTGCGCATCCGCCAAGGCCTGCTTTGTCTGCGCCAACGGTGTCTCCGTCATCGCCTTGGCGTCAGAGTGGGTGGCCCATCCCCGCAGCGTCTGCCACACGGGAACCCCTGCCAACTGCAAGGCCCCGCCGATCATGGCCACCGTCGCCAACGCCGGAATGACCACCACCATGCCGGCCCAGGCCAACATCCGCCCGACCGACCGGCGTTCCTGGCTCGCGGATGACCGGTTCTGCATCAGCCCCCGCGCCTCCAGGACCGCGCCACATGGTCATCCAGTTCCCGCTGCAGTCCCCGCATGCGCAGGGCGCGGTCCAGCTGAATCTCGGTCTCCAGCGCCAACTCCCACCGCTTGACCTCCCGGTGCGCATCCCGCACGCGTTGGCGATCCCGCTCCACCTGTGCCTCAGCCTCCGCCAATTTCGCGGTACCTTGGCGGGCCCGCTGCGTCAATGCTTGCACGTATTCATGCCACAGCTGCAGATCGGCGCCGGTCCGGCAGCCGTCTCGCCACCGGTACGCTTGCACCACCGCGTCCTGAGCTGCGGCCACCTCGTCCGACGCTGCGTCGCGGGCCCGCTCCGCCCGGACCAACGCCATCCCGGCCACGTGCTCCATGCCCTGCTTCAATTTGAGAAGCCGCCCGTACCGCCGTCTTCGATCGTTCATGCACTCACCCCCGCCAAGCGGTTCAGTTCTTCCACCGATTCCCCCAAGGTCGCTGGCTCGTCCGCGGATTGAGCGAGAAATTGGGCTACCTTTGGAAACATCGAGACCGCCACGTCTGCCTCCGCATCGGCGCCGCGCTGGTAGGCGCCGATGCGCAGAAGATCTTCCACCTCGCTGTACTTTTGCAGCCATGCTCGTACCTGTTGGGCGGCGGCCTTCTGACGCTCGTCCGCCAAGGCCGGAAACACCCGGCTCAAGCTCTGCAGCACGTCGATCGCCGGGAAGCGGCCCGCGTTGGCCAGTTGCCTGGACAAAACGATGTGCCCGTCGAGGATGCCTCGAACCGCGTCGGCGATGGGGTCGTTGAGGTCGTCTCCGTCGACCAACACCGTGTAAAACGCAGTGATGACCCCCCGTCTTGCCGTCCCCGCCCGCTCCAGCAGCCGGGGCAACATGGCCAACACCGACGGCGTGTATCCGCGGCTCGCAGGAGGCTCCCCGACCGCCAGCCCGATCTCGCGCTGCGCCATCGCAAACCGGGTCAGTGAGTCCATCATCAGGTTCACGGAACGGCCCTGATCGCGAAACCATTCCGCGATGGTGGTCGCCACGAACGCGGATTTCAGCCGAACGAGCGCCGGCTGGTCCGAGGTGGCCACCACGATCACGCTCTTGGACAGCCCTTCTTCACCGAGATCGCGCTCGATGAATTCGTTCACCTCCCGGCCGCGCTCCCCGATGAGGGCGATCACGTTGACGTCCGCCGACGTGTTGCGGGCGATCATCGACAACAGCGTGCTCTTGCCGACGCCGCTTCCGGCGAAAATCCCCATCCGCTGCCCTGCGCCCACCGTCAGCAGGCTGTCGATAGCGCGCACCCCCGTCTGCAGGGGGCGATCGATGCGCGGCCGTTGCAATGGATTCGGCGGCATGGCGTCGACGGGACGCCGAACCTCAGCGCGCAGCGGTCCCAATCCATCCAAAGGCTCCCCCAGCCCGTCAAGCACACGGCCCAGCAGCCCTTCTCCACACGGCGCGCAGAGCACCTCTCCCGTGGCCAGCACATCGGCGCCGGGCGCCATGGCCGAGACCTCCCCCATCGGCATCAACACCAGGCGTTCGTCGCGAAACCCGACCACCTCGGCAAGGCATTCCGCATCCCCGTCGGCGAACACCCGACAAAGCTCCCCGACGCGCGCCGGCGGACCGATGGATTCGACCGTCAGCCCGACCACTTTGGTCACGCGGCCATACAGCCGGTACAGCGGTTGGCTCGCCAAGATTCCTGCAAGTTCATCCGCCATCCGGTCCATCGCAGGTCCTCACCCCCTGCGCCAACACCCGCTCCAGCGCTGGCTGCAACAGCTCCAGTTTGGTCTCCAGCCGCGCGTCCACCCGGCCCCGATCCGACCGGATCTCGCACCCGCCGGGAGACACCTGCGGATCCGGGATGACCACCACATCCCACTCACCGAGCCTTCCCAGGCACCAACGGGGATGGGCCGCAATCGC includes the following:
- a CDS encoding flagellar hook-length control protein FliK, producing the protein MRVMAGAHAATGSKAGARSVREQHTSDGNRFLEALMAAGALPGLPDGMTPVPGETMSCADKGAATPAGTSPVQGGSTAHARMVAAKLVASPGSGRDGSVHDGMQVQDGFGLLTAHGMMAAAWDPQRGVPAQGTPRTAVQSEVSGPRSPMGTGENVSRVAKISELAGDPQLVRRGLTDGTNSGSTNVPPLPVRARQSGGDVAPSSEVEPNASEGLSPLQKGSGNLQDPLSQEAVPSFNSAPSAVIWARPGQVGAVDAGAAGMADPTGGGDPGRDHQAPERPESHSVTRWDLTQMVPAATLNTPRTLPATSLEAGMVTTPGVVSRNDSDAPKQLAGYIVHQVEAGPDQVRVRVHPDGLGDLLVTVQRSEAGVQVQLTANQWATTQWLSGLTGHIADTVRASGVPVQMVQVTFGQTTSQTDSGGRGRHGNSGQGTSEAIRIQGPRAPNRRSAIRPDLRDGLEA
- a CDS encoding magnesium transporter MgtE N-terminal domain-containing protein, which encodes MQNRSSASQERRSVGRMLAWAGMVVVIPALATVAMIGGALQLAGVPVWQTLRGWATHSDAKAMTETPLAQTKQALADAQQKLEEAAKTIDNLQQQLTAERQAEANLRQQLTQAQAKVQAQATARDRAAKEAQWLSGMDPGQAAGLLQSLPASEAAQVVALMPSDVSAQVLAALPANKAAPIMTAAAAYAGDQTTAGAADSVGNSAG
- a CDS encoding FliI/YscN family ATPase, producing MDRMADELAGILASQPLYRLYGRVTKVVGLTVESIGPPARVGELCRVFADGDAECLAEVVGFRDERLVLMPMGEVSAMAPGADVLATGEVLCAPCGEGLLGRVLDGLGEPLDGLGPLRAEVRRPVDAMPPNPLQRPRIDRPLQTGVRAIDSLLTVGAGQRMGIFAGSGVGKSTLLSMIARNTSADVNVIALIGERGREVNEFIERDLGEEGLSKSVIVVATSDQPALVRLKSAFVATTIAEWFRDQGRSVNLMMDSLTRFAMAQREIGLAVGEPPASRGYTPSVLAMLPRLLERAGTARRGVITAFYTVLVDGDDLNDPIADAVRGILDGHIVLSRQLANAGRFPAIDVLQSLSRVFPALADERQKAAAQQVRAWLQKYSEVEDLLRIGAYQRGADAEADVAVSMFPKVAQFLAQSADEPATLGESVEELNRLAGVSA